One genomic window of Methanoculleus horonobensis includes the following:
- a CDS encoding MBL fold metallo-hydrolase — protein sequence MSSIPARYLICIALCACTVACLFTAGCSNPSGQPEIGSDLSGDLVVHFIDVGQGDSILIEFRDKTMLIDAGERGMGERVIAYLEERNVEKLDVVVATHAHSDHIGGLADVISAYPVGRLVDAAQPHPTATYENLLALVEDKGIPYTAAERGQTIALDPDLEILILNPTPQPLGDINEDCVVLKMTYGEIAYLFTGDAGTPAEESMAVAGLDLNADVLKVGHHASREASSAEFLSAVSPAISVIEVGEGNSYGHPHEEAVARLEATGSRIYRTDLDGTVIVATDGTALTVAAGGAPAATVTAGATTAAATATPTATTTPAPVSGVYIAGLDLQEEWIAVANADETGVNLTGWTITDEGTRNTYTFPVFALDPGANVTVHSGAGNDTATDLYWGRGSAVWNNDGDLATLADANGTVVSTMER from the coding sequence ATGTCGTCCATACCTGCACGATACCTGATCTGCATAGCACTCTGTGCATGCACCGTCGCCTGCCTTTTCACCGCAGGCTGTTCCAACCCTTCCGGACAGCCGGAGATCGGCTCCGATCTCTCCGGCGATCTCGTCGTCCACTTCATCGACGTCGGGCAGGGCGATTCGATCCTGATTGAGTTCCGCGACAAGACCATGCTCATCGATGCTGGCGAACGTGGGATGGGGGAGCGCGTCATCGCATACCTTGAGGAGAGAAACGTCGAGAAACTCGACGTGGTCGTGGCAACCCATGCACACTCCGACCACATCGGCGGCCTTGCCGACGTCATCTCCGCCTACCCGGTCGGCCGCCTCGTCGACGCTGCGCAGCCGCACCCGACCGCGACCTACGAGAACCTGCTCGCCCTGGTCGAGGATAAGGGGATACCCTACACCGCGGCGGAGCGCGGGCAGACGATTGCCCTCGATCCCGACCTCGAGATCCTGATACTGAACCCGACCCCGCAGCCGCTCGGCGACATAAATGAGGACTGCGTCGTCCTGAAGATGACGTATGGCGAGATCGCCTACCTCTTCACGGGCGATGCCGGAACCCCGGCAGAGGAGAGCATGGCGGTGGCCGGCCTCGACCTTAACGCCGACGTCCTGAAGGTCGGCCACCACGCGAGCCGCGAAGCGTCCTCGGCGGAGTTCCTCTCCGCGGTCAGCCCCGCGATCAGCGTCATCGAGGTCGGCGAGGGGAACAGTTACGGTCACCCCCACGAGGAGGCGGTCGCACGCCTCGAGGCGACCGGTTCGCGCATCTACCGGACCGACCTTGACGGCACCGTCATCGTCGCCACCGACGGAACGGCGCTCACCGTTGCCGCCGGCGGGGCACCTGCCGCCACCGTGACGGCCGGGGCAACGACCGCGGCCGCAACGGCGACCCCGACGGCGACGACGACGCCAGCCCCCGTATCCGGCGTCTACATCGCCGGTCTCGACCTCCAGGAGGAGTGGATCGCCGTCGCGAACGCGGATGAGACGGGGGTCAACCTCACCGGCTGGACGATCACCGACGAAGGGACGCGCAACACCTACACCTTCCCGGTCTTCGCGCTCGATCCGGGCGCAAACGTCACCGTCCACTCCGGGGCGGGCAACGACACCGCGACCGACCTCTACTGGGGCCGGGGGAGTGCGGTCTGGAACAACGACGGCGACCTCGCCACGCTTGCCGACGCGAACGGCACCGTCGTCAGCACCATGGAGCGGTGA
- a CDS encoding DUF3006 domain-containing protein translates to MMAEDESAFRVSLDRVEEGLAVLLIRADESVRLTLPRSLLPSGAREGDILEVAIRRDVAETEEARRRVAERIARLRK, encoded by the coding sequence ATGATGGCGGAAGATGAGTCGGCCTTCCGGGTGAGCCTCGATCGCGTCGAGGAGGGCCTCGCCGTCCTCCTCATCCGCGCGGATGAATCGGTCCGGCTCACGCTCCCCCGTTCCCTCCTCCCCTCCGGCGCCCGGGAGGGCGATATCCTGGAGGTTGCGATCCGCCGCGACGTCGCAGAGACAGAGGAGGCGAGACGGCGCGTGGCGGAGAGGATTGCGCGGCTGCGAAAGTGA
- a CDS encoding geranylgeranyl reductase family protein — translation MQNRCDVIVVGAGPAGSTAARYAAEAGLDVILIDKRKEPGVPVCCGEFNASPEVLASALPNAPGLDELFPIDAGLIRREIREAVAVSPGGREYGFELPGYTVDRDAFDRHLADAAVREGAVLLLDTAFIGREGGRVTTSRGDIEARVVVAADGPLSRVCRSAGMERSAVLAPAIACRVDGEFGDRLKFFFGNHIAPGGYAWVFPKRGCANVGLGVQKRGIPVPVLLRAFLASNGFSARDVQAGFVPVSGPIRETVRGNVLAVGDAAGHVVASNGGGIAPAMICGRLAGLAAADHLLRGEPLAAYEHQWRSAIGRELLAAARTKRMADRVLGSDFLLERTMGLLGGRGIADVIIYGGLRKAHAPRG, via the coding sequence ATGCAAAACCGGTGCGACGTCATCGTCGTCGGTGCGGGCCCCGCAGGCAGCACCGCCGCACGCTACGCGGCAGAAGCGGGACTCGACGTCATCCTGATCGATAAGCGCAAGGAGCCCGGCGTCCCCGTCTGCTGCGGGGAGTTCAACGCGTCACCGGAGGTTCTCGCGAGTGCGCTCCCGAACGCCCCCGGGCTCGACGAGCTCTTCCCCATCGATGCCGGGCTGATCCGGCGGGAGATCCGGGAGGCCGTCGCCGTCTCCCCCGGCGGCCGGGAGTACGGGTTCGAGCTCCCCGGCTACACCGTTGACCGGGACGCGTTCGACCGGCACCTCGCGGATGCGGCCGTTCGTGAGGGTGCCGTGCTCCTGCTGGATACAGCGTTCATCGGCCGGGAAGGCGGCCGGGTCACGACCAGCCGGGGCGATATCGAGGCCCGGGTCGTCGTCGCCGCGGACGGCCCGCTCTCCCGCGTATGCCGCTCGGCCGGGATGGAGCGGAGCGCTGTCCTCGCCCCCGCCATAGCCTGCCGGGTCGACGGGGAGTTCGGCGACCGCCTGAAGTTCTTCTTCGGGAACCACATCGCCCCGGGAGGGTATGCGTGGGTCTTCCCGAAACGGGGGTGCGCAAACGTCGGGCTCGGCGTCCAGAAGAGAGGCATCCCGGTTCCGGTTCTCCTGAGGGCGTTCCTGGCGAGCAACGGGTTCTCCGCACGCGACGTCCAGGCCGGGTTCGTCCCCGTCTCCGGCCCGATAAGGGAGACGGTCCGCGGAAATGTCCTTGCCGTCGGCGACGCCGCGGGCCACGTCGTCGCGTCCAACGGCGGAGGGATCGCGCCCGCGATGATCTGCGGGCGGCTTGCCGGGCTTGCGGCGGCAGACCACCTGCTCCGCGGCGAGCCCCTCGCGGCCTACGAGCACCAGTGGCGCTCGGCGATAGGCCGGGAACTCCTCGCCGCCGCAAGGACGAAGAGGATGGCCGACCGGGTTCTCGGCTCCGACTTCCTCCTCGAGCGGACGATGGGCCTCCTCGGAGGCCGCGGCATCGCAGACGTCATCATCTACGGTGGCCTCCGAAAGGCTCATGCCCCGCGGGGGTAA
- a CDS encoding ribonuclease III domain-containing protein — MHRWLTWNLPGIEGGLTTLRDDLVREAPELSTGDAVKFRRWVREIETVLTKAAVISGTIQPEVEAEIGYSLGDREQFVIAMFRPSTRNLFDEIAEHARGNNWCTLTDAKLRELAGLHEVAGALAWIGDAALKIGLLPAIWDPDVAKAGVLTRNRKAYDRNSNLARLCDRWRLYEHRIHFDADTSRSARKINHTKGTLVESVFGILFLKEGLKGVASAAKLLKPPPPVPSTTVP, encoded by the coding sequence ATGCACCGCTGGCTTACATGGAACCTGCCGGGGATCGAGGGCGGTCTCACAACGCTCAGGGACGACCTGGTGCGGGAGGCTCCGGAACTCTCCACGGGAGACGCCGTGAAGTTCCGGCGCTGGGTCCGGGAGATCGAGACCGTTCTTACGAAGGCAGCCGTGATCTCGGGGACGATACAGCCGGAGGTCGAGGCGGAGATCGGCTACTCGCTCGGGGATCGCGAGCAGTTCGTCATCGCCATGTTCCGACCGAGCACCCGTAACCTCTTCGACGAGATAGCGGAGCATGCTCGGGGCAACAACTGGTGTACCCTCACCGATGCGAAACTGCGGGAACTCGCGGGGCTCCACGAAGTGGCGGGGGCGCTCGCGTGGATCGGTGACGCCGCTCTAAAGATCGGTCTCCTCCCGGCGATCTGGGATCCCGACGTCGCGAAAGCAGGAGTCCTGACCCGGAACCGGAAGGCATACGACCGGAACTCGAACCTCGCGCGGCTCTGCGACCGCTGGAGACTGTATGAGCACCGGATCCACTTCGATGCGGACACCTCGAGGAGCGCACGGAAGATCAACCACACCAAGGGGACGCTGGTCGAATCGGTCTTCGGGATTCTCTTCCTCAAGGAGGGGCTGAAAGGAGTTGCCTCCGCAGCGAAACTCCTCAAGCCGCCACCCCCTGTCCCATCTACGACCGTGCCGTGA